Proteins encoded by one window of Cannabis sativa cultivar Pink pepper isolate KNU-18-1 chromosome 4, ASM2916894v1, whole genome shotgun sequence:
- the LOC115714047 gene encoding fimbrin-2: protein MMSGYVGILVSDPWLQNQFTQVELRSLKSHFTSMRRESGRLTVGDLASRMSSLKVVGENLTEEERASLIQNYHDNLDDDVDFEFFLRVYLKLNGHASARTGGSAAKNSSAFLKAATTTLLHTISESEKASYVAHINNYLSEDDFLKRYLPLDPSTNDLFEIVKDGVLLCKLINVAVPGTIDERAINTKRVLNPWERNENHTLCLNSAKAIGCTVVNIGTQDFIEGRRHLVLGVISQIIKIQLLADLNLKKTPQLVELVDDSQDVEELMSLPPEKILLRWMNFQLKKSEYRKIVTNFSTDVKDAEAYAHLLNVLAPEHSKPSALAAKDPFERAKLVLAHADRMGCKRYLTAKDIVEGSPNLNLAFVAHIFQHRNGLSSQTKQISFLETLPDDSQISREERAFRFWLNSQGNSAYINNVFEDVRDGWVLLETLDKISPGIVNWKIANKPPIKMPFRKVENCNQVVKIGKQLKFSLVNIAGNDIVQGNKKLILAYLWQLLRCNILQLLRNLRFHSHGKEITDVDILEWANTKVSNSGSQSRMDSFKDKSLSDGIFFLELLSAVQPRVVNWSLVTKGVTDEEKKMNASYIISIARKLGCSIFLLPEDITEVNQKMILTLTASIMYWFLKQPVEERPSGISDSEASSQLETISNSTLDDSSSESSIDENRHL, encoded by the exons ATGATGTCAGGCTACGTGGGCATTCTTGTTTCAGATCCATGGCTTCAAAACCAATTCACCCAAGTTGAGCTTCGTAGCTTGAAATCTCAC TTTACTAGCATGAGGAGAGAGAGTGGTAGGCTTACGGTTGGTGACCTGGCTTCAAGGATGTCGAGTTTGAAAGTTGTGGGAGAGAATTTGACAGAGGAAGAAAGAGCTTCTCTTATCCAAAATTATCACGATAATCTTGATGAtgatgttgattttgagttCTTTCTCAGG GTTTATTTGAAACTTAATGGCCACGCTAGTGCAAGAACTGGTGGCAGTGCTGCTAAAAACTCCTCTGCATTTCTCAAAGCTGCTACCACTACTTTGCTTCATACAATCAGTGAATCAGAAAAGGCATCTTATGTTGCTCATATCAATAACTATCTATCAGAAGATGACTTTTTAAAGAGATACCTTCCTCTTGATCCTTCTACGAACGATCTATTCGAGATCGTTAAGGATGGAGTACTTTTATG TAAGTTGATCAATGTGGCTGTTCCGGGAACAATTGATGAAAGAGCTATCAACACTAAGAGAGTACTCAATCCTTGGGAAAGAAATGAGAATCATACACTCTGTCTCAACTCTGCTAAGGCTATTGGATGCACTGTTGTCAATATTGGGACTCAGGATTTCATTGAAGGAAGG CGTCATCTGGTTCTTGGAGTGATTTCCCAGATAATCAAG ATTCAATTATTGGCAGACCTCAACTTGAAGAAAACACCTCAATTAGTAGAGTTGGTTGATGATAGTCAG GATGTGGAAGAGTTAATGAGTCTACCACCAGAGAAGATATTGTTGAGGTGGATGAATTTTCAATTGAAGAAATCAGAATACAGAAAAATTGTCACAAACTTCTCTACTGATGTCAAG GATGCCGAGGCTTATGCTCACCTCTTAAACGTTCTTGCACCCGAGCACAGTAAACCATCTGCATTGGCTGCAAAAGACCCCTTTGAAAGAGCAAAGTTAGTTCTTGCACACGCCGATAGGATGGGTTGCAAGAGATACTTAACTGCTAAAGACATTGTTGAAGGTTCACCGAATCTTAACTTGGCTTTTGTCGCGCATATTTTCCAGCATAG GAATGGTCTCTCAAGCCAAACAAAACAGATATCATTTCTTGAAACTTTGCCAGATGACAGCCAAATCTCAAGAGAAGAGAGAGCATTTCGATTCTGGTTAAACAGTCAGGGAAATTCAGCATATATCAACAATGTCTTTGAAGACGTTAGAGATGG ATGGGTGCTATTGGAGACACTAGACAAGATTTCCCCAGGGATTGTCAATTGGAAGATTGCAAACAAGCCTCCAATCAAAATGCCATTCAGAAAAGTTGAAAACTGTAACCAAGTTGTAAAAATAGGGAAACAGTTGAAATTTTCCCTAGTAAATATTGCAGGAAATGATATTGTGCAGGGTAACAAAAAGCTAATACTCG CTTACTTGTGGCAATTGTTGCGTTGCAACATCCTCCAATTGCTAAGAAACTTGAGGTTCCATTCTCATGGAAAGGAAATTACAGACGTCGATATTCTAGAATGGGCAAACACCAAAGTCAGCAACTCGGGAAGCCAAAGCCGCATGGATAGCTTTAAG GATAAAAGTTTGTCAGATGGAATTTTTTTCCTAGAACTACTAAGTGCAGTGCAGCCTAGAGTTGTGAATTGGAGTCTTGTTACCAAAGGGGTAACCG ATGAAGAGAAAAAGATGAATGCCTCATACATAATCAGCATTGCCCGAAAGCTCGGATGTTCAATATTTTTGCTGCCGGAAGACATAACTGAG GTGAACCAAAAAATGATCCTTACATTAACTGCAAGCATTATGTACTGGTTTTTGAAACAACCTGTTGAAGAAAGGCCATCTGGGATTTCAGATAGTGAGGCCTCCAGCCAATTGGAGACCATTTCAAATTCAACACTAGATGATTCTTCTTCAGAGTCATCCATAGACGAAAATAGACAtctataa